Proteins encoded by one window of Aspergillus chevalieri M1 DNA, chromosome 6, nearly complete sequence:
- a CDS encoding alpha/beta hydrolase (COG:S;~EggNog:ENOG410PQYN;~InterPro:IPR000073,IPR029058;~PFAM:PF12697,PF01738;~SECRETED:SignalP(1-24)): MRLFGNTIAALGMMLPIHQMSAWAQNLSYGADNFYRSDIVTVTPVTFQDQYRTTIRRNLFTRHNLSHSVESPAVIVGHPMGAVKEQSANLYAAKLAERGFVTISLDLPFWGASEGEPRNGVSPDLYAEAYSAAVDYLGTQDSIDRERIGALGICGSGGFVISAAKIDPRLKAIATASMYDMGAVNRDGLRKSQTLEQRKAIIAAAAEQRWVEVDGGEVQYSGGVPSQITANTSAVDREFYDFYFTPRGEFIPEGTRRELATQRTKSSNPKFMNFYRFNDIDSISPRPLLFIAGDQAHSREFSEYAYARAREPKELFWVAGAGHVDLYDRVGLIPFDKLTQFFRVNLR; this comes from the coding sequence ATGAGGTTGTTCGGAAACACTATCGCCGCCCTTGGCATGATGCTTCCCATTCATCAAATGTCAGCATGGGCACAGAATCTGTCGTACGGAGCCGATAACTTCTACCGCAGCGATATCGTGACGGTTACCCCCGTCACCTTCCAGGATCAATACCGCACGACAATCCGGAGAAATCTTTTTACTCGTCACAATCTGAGTCACAGCGTCGAGTCCCCTGCTGTTATTGTCGGCCATCCAATGGGCGCGGTGAAGGAGCAGAGCGCGAACCTCTACGCGGCGAAATTGGCCGAGCGAGGCTTTGTCACCATCTCGTTGGACCTTCCTTTCTGGGGCGCCAGCGAGGGTGAGCCACGCAACGGGGTATCTCCAGATCTCTATGCAGAAGCATACAGTGCCGCAGTCGACTATCTCGGCACACAGGACTCTATTGATCGTGAGCGGATTGGCGCCCTCGGCATTTGTGGAAGCGGTGGTTTCGTGATCAGTGCAGCGAAGATTGACCCGCGCTTGAAGGCCATCGCAACAGCAAGCATGTACGATATGGGAGCCGTCAACCGCGATGGGCTACGGAAGTCACAGACCCTTGAGCAGCGCAAAGCTATCATCGCCGCGGCAGCCGAGCAGCGCTGGGTCGAGGTGGATGGGGGCGAGGTTCAGTACTCAGGCGGCGTCCCAAGTCAAATAACAGCAAACACGAGCGCGGTTGACCGTGAGTTCTATGACTTCTATTTCACCCCGCGTGGCGAGTTCATTCCTGAAGGCACGAGGCGGGAGCTCGCGACACAACGGACAAAGTCAAGTAACCCGAAGTTCATGAACTTCTACCGATTCAATGATATTGATTCGATTTCGCCCCGCCCTCTTCTATTCATCGCAGGCGACCAGGCACACTCGCGTGAGTTCAGCGAGTACGCTTATGCGCGTGCAAGGGAACCAAAGGAGCTGTTCTGGGTGGCAGGCGCCGGTCACGTCGACCTCTATGATCGTGTGGGCCTCATCCCTTTCGATAAGCTCACCCAATTCTTCCGGGTGAACCTTCGTTAG